Proteins found in one Macrobrachium nipponense isolate FS-2020 chromosome 4, ASM1510439v2, whole genome shotgun sequence genomic segment:
- the LOC135211511 gene encoding MATH and LRR domain-containing protein PFE0570w-like — MIEVFALLCLLQALDVHTSIELYIRRTNVLRAQRWLETTATPTAVTPTASVTGREDGNVLRGNLVCNNRYLALFFGAAIMLLLLGWLTFSYLKRRSPLSFWLNSNHQTDDEGEVSALDDSRVREIVDLEATHSTDTQAFEDDEEEECSSQMSTMEDDEDNSEEEEEEGETAFDDEDHEEEEEEEEEEEEMESDDEDHEDEEEEEETASDDDKDNKEQEEEKEKALDDEDYEEPEDEDGHNEFLAILGQFINDPSSPVEFPRLSPLLRDPRKNYVYKAVLTMREKLDRLARQNELLEKERKDHLNLTQESQVPDEKEWQINQSKDEVGEINKKDIEKTNDNDQLLIEKTVHTPRDKVGCVEKDSENMVEKSQEQGSSDAAELQRIIDKQADQIQRLRKKVLEMEEERRQREADFQSWERTAYTVGKENSGLKRILEDLSRKNGLLEECNKDLKEEVKELRRRIDENRMNEMKKEKEIRSTAEEIKNIRRQLTEELTVCNQIRNEKESMALHIKKLERENADYMKDVAYFKEWFEKDYTNHCEDVEDCLEKFLEASDRHQLLLKEKLQLMRNARDSDEVEVNGWRVSPNSSD, encoded by the coding sequence ATGATAGAAGTTTTTGCTCTCTTGTGCTTACTTCAAGCTTTGGACGTACATACCAGCATCGAGCTTTACATTCGTCGTACGAATGTATTGAGAGCTCAGCGATGGCTGGAAACAACAGCGACGCctactgctgttacaccaacggCATCTGTTACTGGCCGCGAGGACGGAAACGTCCTCCGCGGAAATCTTGTTTGTAACAACCGTTACCTGGCGCTGTTCTTCGGAGCAGCGATTATGCTTTTATTACTCGGCTGGCTGACCTTCTCTTACTTGAAGAGGAGATCACCATTATCCTTTTGGCTGAATTCTAACCACCAGACGGACGACGAGGGCGAAGTGTCTGCCTTAGATGACTCCCGCGTTAGGGAGATTGTAGATCTTGAGGCGACACATTCAACGGATACTCAAGCGTtcgaagatgatgaagaagaagaatgttcttCACAAATGTCCACGATGGAAGACGATGAAGATAactccgaggaggaggaggaggagggggagacagCATTCGACGACGAAGAtcatgaagaggaggaggaggaggaggaggaggaggaggagatggaatcAGATGACGAAGATcatgaagatgaggaggaggaggaggaaacggcATCCGACGACGACAAAGATAATAAGGagcaggaagaggagaaggagaaggccTTAGACGACGAAGACTACGAAGAACCAGAGGACGAAGATGGCCACAACGAGTTCTTAGCAATTCTGGGCCAGTTCATCAACGATCCCAGCTCCCCCGTCGAATTCCCAAGGCTATCACCCCTGCTGCGTGATCCCAGGAAGAATTACGTTTACAAGGCAGTCCTCACGATGCGTGAGAAGCTGGATAGACTGGCCAGGCAGAATGAATTGCTTGAGAAGGAACGAAAGGACCATCTGAATTTGACTCAGGAATCGCAAGTCCCAGATGAGAAGGAATGGCAAATCAACCAATCGAAAGATGAGGTAGGAGAGATTAATAAGAAAGATATAGAAAAGACGAACGATAATGATCAGCTTTTAATTGAAAAAACTGTCCACACTCCGAGGGACAAAGTCGGATGTGTAGAGAAAGACAGTGAGAACATGGTTGAAAAATCCCAAGAACAGGGTTCTTCTGATGCCGCTGAACTGCAGCGGATCATAGATAAACAAGCTGATCAAATCCAACGTCTGAGGAAGAAGGTCCTGGAGATGGAAGAGGAGAGACGACAGCGTGAGGCCGATTTCCAGAGTTGGGAAAGAACAGCCTACACGGTCGGGAAGGAGAACTCGGGGTTGAAGCGCATCTTGGAGGACCTCAGTCGAAAAAACGGACTTCTCGAAGAATGTAATAAGGACCTGAAAGAAGAAGTCAAAGAGCTCAGGAGGAGAATAGACGAAAACAGAATgaacgaaatgaagaaggaaaaagagatCAGGTCCACTGCAGAGGAAATTAAGAATATCAGGAGACAGCTTACTGAAGAATTGACAGTCTGTAATCAGATAAGGAATGAAAAGGAGTCGATGGCCCTCCACATTAAAAAACTTGAACGCGAGAATGCAGATTATATGAAAGACGTGGCCTATTTTAAGGAATGGTTTGAAAAGGACTACACAAATCATTGTGAAGATGTAGAAGATTGCCTAGAAAAGTTCTTAGAGGCTTCAGACAGGCATCAGTTGCTCCTGAAGGAGAAATTACAACTGATGAGAAATGCAAGAGACTCCGACGAAGTGGAAGTTAACGGATGGCGAGTCTCCCCAAACTCGTCAGACTGA